DNA from Xiphias gladius isolate SHS-SW01 ecotype Sanya breed wild chromosome 9, ASM1685928v1, whole genome shotgun sequence:
TCAGACAGACGAGAGCAGGTGGCAgggcagaggagaagaagggaTGTGGGGCTGTTTTTCCTGACGTATAATTTTAGCCCCCTGAAGCATAAAGTGGGCTCAGCAGAGGGGTTGTCTCGCCTCTGTCACGGACACAGAAATAACCTGAGCCGCACTCTCCATTCCACACCGCTGCCGTCACCACGGACTCAGAGCAGCggtccacctctctctctctcctttttcccccTCGTAAAGAGGGAACGAGACCTTTTGATCTGACAGTAATGGATACATCTGCTTAGGGTGGGATCTTGAGCTTTCAGAATATATGTAGGTTTATAGGTTAATAGACCAGAGTCTCCTGTGAGGTGACCAACAGctttgtgtgatttttgagTGAGAAATTGAGAAGCAGAATTGTCCATTTCCAATTTTTGGGGATTTTGAAACAATGTGCCCATGCAAAAGTCTTATTGTTCTAGATGAGAAAAATATTGGTATACTATTAAAAAATTTAGATCTGTTTAAATTCAGTTGTAATGCATGCATCAGCcccttttgaaaaaaacaaaacaacaaccatgATGATCTAAACTAACACAATGCCCACTATGAATAGCCACAGTAACTTCGGTCGTGACCAACCACTGATGAATGATCATGTCCCTCGTGGCATAGGCAGTGATTTATGTCAACCTGTCAATAATACACCTTGACTCAGACCGAGGGTGAAACATTTCATCTCATGTTTCTGCCgctgtgtttttgcgtgtgaCATCATCTTACCTCACTGCTCGCCTGGCTTTGCTTCTTTGCATTGATGTTGATGGGGGTCTTGTATACACTTGTGAATGAGTTGTTCCTTGGATtgtgtctggggggggggagaTAAAGAAATGGCCATCATTTTAATCACCAATTTTGAGTTTGTGGAAATAAGTGccgctggaaaaaaaaagggatctATTTACACACCAAAATGGCCCCTAAAGATAGATTTTTGATCGGTTTTTGGGACTATGctcaaataataaatgatataaTCAGGTGTTACTGGTGCGTAGTACTTACACAGAGCAGTATGGTCTCTTCTTGTGGCTGACGAAGTTATTGGCAGTGAGAACCATCTTACAGACATCACAGTGAAAACAGGCTTTGTGCCAGTTCTGACAGAAGAAAATCACATTATTTCAACATCCAAGTTCTCATCTCAAACTTAGGAAACATGACTTCAATCTAGTTTATCATGCCgggaaaacaaaatgttccagAAGGGAACAGTCTAACTACAGAAACCAGTCACTGCTCCGTTACAAGGATGCTTTTCATGCTGCAGTAGTTACAATATAGCAAGTGATAAAACATGTTACATCAGTAGTCTGtcagtttttaacaaacatacGCTCAGATCCATAGCACATTAGAAACCTCAACTAAGGAGGCGTGTAATTTGACATAcgcttttttggtttttcagctaTAGTTTACTGGCAGATGCTGTATTTCATTACATTCACCTATTTGCACACAAAGCCATGTGTTGCATTTGCTACAAAGAAATAGTTAAACAGTCGCTTAAATATTGGCACATTTAGGTTGTTTGCATTCTTCTGTGGTAAATCTCAAGTAACTGAGCCAGactattattttaaaacatatccAAATGCCTTCCACCTTCCCAATTTTACTCtttgacaaatgtgttttataagaggttgattaaatatattaaataaataaactagtGCCTCCCCTCTCTGCAGTTTGTACCATACTTTTACATGAGTTCTGACTTTCCTGTTACTGTTACCTTAAAGTTACTATTACTTTTGGTTAAAGTATTTCAGAATAGATATTTAATACTAAATTACTCACTCCAACATCTCTACAAACTCGTACTCGCAATCTTTCAGTGTTACCTGGTCAATGCAGTTGATCTTCTCAGCTGGGTAGACCACGAACCCACACCTGGCACAGGACTGCATGGTGAACGCTTGTCgttttcccccccaaaaaaaaaccttcagaaaaaaatatcagaagaaAGGAACTAGTGTGAAAGGTAGGCCAAAAACAAAGAGTCAGGTCAGGCAAGCAGGAAGGCAATCAGGAGTTTAAGTGGAGGGCAGTGGACTGGCAGTGACTCCCAGACAGTCTTGATAGTGCGTCTCTGATGGTGGTAAACTTAGCTCTGTGACTGTGAAACTCTGAAACCGTCTCTTACTTGACACCATGTCCCATGATGGACCAACCCCTTTCCATGCCCCATGCTAGAAGACTGGTTGAGCCaagctgtctgtctgcaggatgagaaagagacagagagtgaaaaaagagtTCAGATGTCACTCTATATGTGTAATGGTCCTGAGTTGGACGGCTGGTTCAACTTTGGGCATTTTGCTATGACACTGAGAAATAAGAGTgtaatagatagatagatagcacAATGATATCAGAATCAGTCATATCGTATCAGgttaaatcaaatttattaatttattgttgACATATACGATGAATTTAACTGAGCTCTCAGCAGCTACCTACATAAAGTACCCAGAACAACTACACGGGGAGAAATATGGACAAATTATTTGAACATACAGGGTTGTATCGTAACTTTTCACAGTATATCCATGTTATTGCACAATGTAAACTATAATATTCACTcaattgccagtttattaggtacccATAGCTAACagtaatgcagtctaatacaacagccctatggtaaatcctaccttcatggaagttataatgttcagtttttgttgaaactgtttcataGAGGTGTTTATTCAgctgtatgatcattttttgGGAGGCTGTAAGTCGTGGCTGTAAGTTCGTTTAGTGATGAGCTGTATTGCATTGCTGTCATTTAGCCTACCTTCCCTGTCATAAATGGGGTGGACCAAATAATAGAAATCCCTGTTATTATAACATGATACAGCTCTACAGCACAGCTCCATAATGAGCATAGgtttgaatcaacacctctcgAAAACAGTTCCACCAATGACTGAACATCGAAACCTTTGTAAAGACAgggtttattgcaggactgttgtattagactgtgtttttttttagcttggtGTGCCTGATGAACTGGCAGCGAAGTGTACACAGTATAATTTTTCAACATGATTTGGGAAGGCTATTGCATCATGGCAAATATCCCCTAAAAGACATTTCTGTCTGACTTTTGAGAGACTTTGCGTGTGCACATCGTGGTCGTTGGCCAGCAGTGAGTGCACGATGACTATCCACTGGTTTGGTGTGTTTCTTTGCTCTCTTTTGATGAGTTATGATGTCCCGTTGCTATTCCAACGGACCAGCGGTTTTAATATAGAATATAGCTTTACCGCTGTCtagtccatccttcaaaacatcaggactcgcgcattcgtttagtgaactatgcaggacgcaaaaagttaaattcacctctatttattaaaatacagccgtgtcttaaagattgaggttgcttacagagctctggaccagactatgcatccctgacaagcatacagcattcacatcagttcacgaagtctgagtgactattctctccctggtccagcagatattaggtttaaacaaagtaaataacattgtcggcatggtcatcttcttattggctgagacctccgtcactcctcaggtatgtgcctccatttaacgacttatctgtaagaaaaagaggtagaaaaggacaagacactacacagcaccccAGGGCAGTTTCTCAAACTGTCATGAAgcctccatataaggggttgtttgtcacatatagacaaccatatatctttgggggcattctttgcagaataacacctctgtttagtaccagcacctgagtgtaataagcaccacaagccactttcttttagtctcataacaagataatatataaaaacacataaaaataaccctttgTACACGACCGACCGCGTGCCTGCTCTCCGCAGCGTCAACGTGAACGTCAAACCTGGCATACCTGATGGGCGCGGGACTCTGACGTCGTTACGCGCCACAGAAACCGGGAAGCGAACTAACTTTCGCTTTCTCAACCGAGTCTTCTGGGGAACAGAAAGTCAGCGAAAACTGTGGACAAAGAAAACGGCGACCCACAGCCCACCTTTGCGCAACAGTCTCTCTGACATCGTGTAATACACGAATAATAGAGTGTAAGTTCACCCCAACGTGGCCGTTGAAAGTTGGTGTGATTTAAGGCCAGCGAGTCTCGGCATTACTTGCGTTTCCAGCTAATCGGACAGCCAGCTAGCAAGTGGGGTTTAAGTAATAACGTCAGTTTACTACGCTGGCGAATAAACTGGCAGCGTAATGTAGTGGTGACTTAGCCAGATAATAGTTTGTCATGATTTTAAACCGTTTGAACAACCGCCCGAGCAGTGTTGACGTGAGCAGTGAGAGACGGGGAATAAGGGACGTAAAGCAAAGTTAGCGTTAAAATGATGTAAGCCTTAGcactgtggctttttttttttcaaacagtgtaAACTGTAAGCTAAAGTCCGATACGTGTGGTAAATGCAGATGGCTGGAGAACCTGCTGAGAGGACCGATCTTGGAGGTGATGTGGAGGAAGGGAAGCTGACGGGAGACGAAACGGACGCCAAACCTGACCGCAGAGGGAGATTTCTGCTGTTCGGCAGGTGACTTTCTTCTCAGCTTATCTACTGTATCCACAGGGGGTGACCCATACATCCGTGAGGGAAGCTCGCATACTTTGGGCTTTATGCAATTTAATTTAGGCTTTTATGCAATTTAATTCACTTAAATTCACTTTAGTAGACCTTGTATATGAATATGCATGTTTTACTCTTGCGTGCACTTTCATTATCAGTCCCTCTGTAGTTACTGTATGGGAATTGTGTTATTTCAATAGCACAACAAGATAAGGGTGCTCTTTCAAACTGTCCGCTGTGGCctaatgtgtgtctgttttggttGGGGAAAATTTTTGTATTAAATCTTTCCATCTGTTGTAATTTCATTTGTGTGGTACTAAGAAGGTCGTGTATCACCAGATATGCACGACTCGACTGTTTTGCAGCTGCAATCCTGTTCTCCTTTCTTCAGAGTGGGGTTGTCTATTAAATTTCTTTCTACattgttctgatttttttttttttttaacataaacctTTCCTTCTGTATGAACTGTCTTCAATGGCCGGGTCGCTTTgcaatttttgttgtttgtctttttgttccCCTTTTCACGCCTGGTACGGTTCTAGTGCAGTTCACTGTTATATTCTCCAGTTTAGAAGAAACAGAGTGAactgtgctttgttttaaaagcaaattGGCGTATATTTCTCAGATTATAATTGCACCATTTCTTAAGTGATGGCTGTCAAATTATTGCAATATGGGAAGGGATGACAAACTTGACACAACTGTGAAGTAAGATCACCAATTCTGTACAATGGTTCCGCTTAGCCTGATctaataaaaactttaaaaaatatgaactaTATACACCTGGTTTGACACAGTAATCTAGTTTTGGATAGTCTAATTAGTATGATGGGGCAAGGAACGTGAACAcaaacctaaactcaattttGGGACTGTGTTCAGTCCTCAAGTGTCTGCTCAAAATTAGACTGTACTACTGCAGGGTCTAAAACAGTGAAGTATGATATAGAGTGGGGTCCCTTTTTCATTGTCTTGGTGTCTGAAGTTGTTTTGTAAAGGTTTATGCATCACTGACTGGCATGAGGAGTAGCCTGTTTATTCCAGTCTGACTCACAAGGTGGCACTGTGAACCTTTGCGGGGGAAGAACATCTGTCACTCATGTTTCTCCCAGAAACTGATAATCGAACACAAAGACTGTGTCCTCTATCTGACATTCAGATTTTTACCCAAAACTGTCAGGATAAcaattgtgaatatttatttaaaaagaaaaaaacaaaacaaaacataaaataacaaaaagagaCATCTCAGATTTTAGATTTATACTGATGAAAGTGCGTTtttaatgaaattgtttttaaaaaaatgtaatagtaTATTACAAAATTAGCACACATTCAGTGTTCAAACTATATTCCTAATCTACTGAGTGGTATGTATTTGGCATAGTCACTTAGTCATGGCTACTTTTTAACAAACATGGGCGCTATATTTACAAGTATTACATAAAACTAATGTACTAAAGTACCAGgatgtgtttctctttctttggaAGGGGGACATGACCAACCAGTAGATCAACTTGTGATACCTCTTAAGTCATGCCTGTCATGCTATGTCATCTGTGAGGAATTGTGTGTAATATCTTAAAGACAATGGTGATAATCATCGGTATTTCTTTAAATGGTTCGATTCAGGGCAAATCTTGCTTTAAGTAAGACAGAAATTGTTGATCACAAAGTCTCTTTGGTTAGTTGTAGTTCAGTGAGGTGGCGATTTTctcaggaatttttttttggttgtacCGCTTCTTGTCCATCTAGTGTGAAGTTTGAAGTAGTTAGGCACTCACAGTATGTACGTCTGTACAGGTGGATTCTGTGCCTGTCAGCAGAGGAGCAACTTGTTGCCCTGTCTGACCTCAGCAGGGAGCGAGGTGCAGGGGCCATGTGTGAATAGGCCTTTAGAAAGCGCTGGTGTGGTGGCGAGGCTGCTGACTCAGGGGGCTCACAGTGCGCCGCCCCTGTCCTCAGCACCCGCTGGCCCAGTCAGGTCTCCATCCAGTACAGAGAGCATGTCAGTATCCTAGCACACAGCCAAAAATTAAGCTGCCAGGTCTGGAGAAACATACtcttttgggggaaaaaaagaaacgagACAAAACCAACGCATTTCAGATGCAGAGTGGCGTAGCGCTTAATGACCAGCCCAGGTAAGACCGACAGAACCGCCTCATATTCCTCTTCACCATCCTCCTACCTGCTGCTCTTTCTGCCATGCCCAGCCCACAGCAAAACAGAGTTGCAGCTCTTTGCCCACCCTCGCGCAATTGTTTGGCACAGTATGGTGGCACAATTTGGAGGTGGGAGGGGGGCTTCAAAAAGTTCTGGATCACATGTTTATTAGAATATGGCTGTGCTGCctgtgagtgtatgtgcatgagACTGTTGGTCCACATTGCTGTGTATTGTTCCCATGCTTGAGTAACCTGATGACTAGGCTCTTCTGGAACAAGCCTGGATTTTGTGAGCCCCTAGTGGGCCACTGTTGGCTTAGCTATCTGGATGGATCTTTTAAAGAATGGAAATATGACAGGTCTGTGTGAATTGCCACTCGTGGAAGATTTCCTGTCGCTCAATCTACATTGATGTggttatgattttttaaaaatctgcgCTAAGAAAAAATGTTCTAGTTTCTTCTTTAACCCGACGGTGGATCACTGCAACCAAATTTGGCCGTGACATTAATgccttatttgaaaatgtatgtacTCTTTGGTTTCTGAGTAAGtggttcagtgttttcattttcatgtgagttttacttgtattggaAGGACATTTACTTATGCCGAAGTAACTATCGTGTAGCAacatttcaacttaaaaaacacagtcacGCTGTGTAAGAGTCAAGAATATTTTCTAGAAAACGTTTGGCTCACAAGATGCTACCATGTACAGTAAGAGACAACATTATGAAATTTTTAACTGAGCTTATGGACCTAATTAAagatgagcatttttttttctaacttttagCATCTAAGACGTTATGTTTGGttgattaattttttgaaatttaaaggccagtgcatttttttattatcacaTTCATGGTTATTATTATTCCTATTTCTATTctaatttatatgtatatatatatatatatatatatatattttttttttagtttgtttggtAAGGTCTAAAAGACAGTAATGTCTTTGTTTAGGAAATATTATGGATGTGATCTGTTATATTCTATACATTTACTTTATAtccacatttttaaagtgtAGCTGAGTGTTACTGCTCAAAAGTAAACAATATTGGAGTACTGTAGtgttaaattttgatttttaataatgcTGCCGTGGAAGTGATAACTTTCCttaatattttgtttctctctgactCCACTAGTAAGAAGAATAAGGATGGCCAGACGCGGGAGCAGGACTACTCTTCTGAAAGCCATTACAGAATTGTTTCACCAACATTCCAGTATAAGATGAGCCACCAGCGAGTGGGCAAGtgcatcatcatcaacaacaaaaactttgaTGAAAAGACAGGTACGGCATCTTGTTTCAAACACATTGTACACCGATCCAAATATTGATCAATATTATTGCATAAAGAGTGTGTATTCTATGCAAATTGTTTGACAGGGATGAATGTACGCAATGGCACGGACCGAGACGCAGGTGAGCTGTTCAAGTGCTTCAAGAGCCTTGGCTTCGACGTCTTCATCTACAATGATCAGACATGTGAGAAGATGGAGCGTCTTCTCAGAGAAGGTGAGTAGTAAAGTCCTCTGTCATTCAGTGTTGGAGCTCAAGCTTTATTTCACCCTCGCCTTGTTCTCCCAAACTGGACAAAGTGTATAACAAACATGGTTCCCACACTCACAGGAAATGTGGTGAGGTAATTTGAAATTTGTCTGTATACAGCAcctttgaaaaatgtttaaaaaaaaaaaagattgttccTTCATAGTGTCAGTCTCACTGTAGTTGATGGCAGATTTAGTAACCTTGAACGTAATGATGGCCCGCTGTAAAAATGCCTTTATTACTGCACATAAACATATTGAGCTAAGTTTTCTCAGGCTCAACATGGGCAAGCTGCTCACCTTAATTATGTAGTGATTGCTGGGAATTTGAACTGCACCCAAATTGCAGTTATCCTCTGTAGCTCTAGCTGATGTTCAGACCTCAAttaatcactttaatgttgACATAAGGACATCTTTACTGCAACCCGTTGGTAAACACCACTGTGGTTACATAATTTTTAGTGGAGGGGTCCTGGAagcacagatatttttttacttaGCCAACGAAGACACAGGATAGATTGTTTTAGATACCAGCTTTGTTTACAGCTCTACCAGATTCATTCGTTTTGATATACACACAGTCCAATGCTCTTAGATGAACATTGGTGCTTTTACATGCATTGTTATCGACATGACCAAGATCGCATTCAAGACTGTTCATCTTAatgaatgttgtatttttttcttaaaaacaccAGGTCTGACAGCAGGTGGTGCCGCTGTAAAAGTTATTGCATAAATGCTAGGGATTAGCTTGGCTCTGGCCTTAATTTGTGAAGACAGTTGAGAGGTTGCCTCTCATGTCATATGCCTATAGAAACTACAGTGAACCTTTTGTTTGATGTGATATGATATTTAAATGGCTGCGATTCTTAAGAATCTGCACAGTTTTTCACCAGCAGTTGGCCAGTCGGTCTTTCTATCTGTCAGTCCGTCCAGCAACTTGGCTCGATATAAGATACCCTGATGGCAACAACTGGACAGTTGCAATTACATGTGGTATTGACAATATTGAGTCCTGGGCGAATGCAACCTTATGATTTTGTCTTGCCTTACAATCAGTTCAAAATATTCTCTCTATCAACTTTTTGTTCCATGACACAGTGTCTTGAAAATAAATGGCTggatttacattacattattgtatATACTCACGGTGCCCATTGGACGAATCCTAATGATTTCTGTTACATGTAACCTTTTTTCTAGTGTCAACAAAGTGTCTAGTGTCTAACAGAAATCgtaattaatttaaatctaCACATTAATGCCCCTCTGAGGATAAacacatgacattttgtacaatcCAATTTGCGTAAAACGCTTTTAAAGTATTTGACatcaatataaatgtaaaagGCGAATGGATAACGAATTTCAAACGAGGCCGTTATGTTACTGAGATTACACACTAATTAAGAGAGGTTTAATGAGGCCCGAGCCGAGCTAAGAGTTgagtatttgtttgtgtgtgtatgggtcAGCCTCGGAGGAAGACCATAGTGACAGCTCGTGTTTCGCCTGTATCCTGCTAAGCCACGGTGAGGAGGGCATGATCTACGGCACAGATGGAGCCATGCCCATCAAGACCATGACCTCGCTGTTCAGGGGGGACATGTGCAAAAGCTTAGTTGGAAAGCCAAAACTCTTCTTCATCCAGGTACGCAGTTCTGAAGACtttcatttataaatgacattgtgatataaaaaaaaattataaaaaaaacatattgtaatTATGTAACAATAATGTTACAGTTGGTGACAACTAATAGATTTATGTGTTAAGTCAACAGCTTTTGACCCAAATGGTCAACCTAGGGCTTCAATGACAGAAACATTTAACTTTAGCAGGTTTTTTTGTTGAGAAGACAGATTTGAATGGGTTTCAGTAGCTCCCCATGGACACATAATGGTTACTGTGTAAATCTTTTGCCCATTCtagcttttaaaaacagttaatgtTTTAATTGCTTCACCAGGTCATCGTTGAGAAAGCTACTCAGGATCACAAtgaaatgtcatttcatttactTCACCAGGCTTGTCGGGGTTCCGAATTTGATGATGGTATACAGACTGATTCGGGTCCGCCAAACGACACCCTGGAGACGGATGCTAATCCAAGACATAAGATCCCTGTAGAGGCAGATTTCCTCTTTGCCTACTCCACTGTGCCAGGTAAAGCATTGTTTTGAAGTGAAGTCTCTTTTTAAAGTACATGTTTTTTATTGCCAAACACATAAATGGTTGAAGTGAAAGTGTTTTGTGTATCTATAACATACCTGTGCTGGGTGCATCAGTGAGCAAACACCTAGGAGCGCAGTTTCAGTGCTGACTCAAGTTGATTTTTCCAGGGTATTACTCATGGAGGAACCCTGGACGTGGTTCCTGGTTTGTCCAGGCACTCTGCAACGTCCTCAACGAGTTTGGCAAGCAGCTGGAGATAATGCAGATCCTGACACGGGTCAACTACATGGTGGCCACCAGCTTTGAGTCCTGGTCTGAAGACCCACGTTTCAGTGAGAAGAAGCAGATTCCCTGTGTGGTCTCTATGCTGACGAAAGAACTGTATTTCAACTGACCGCCAACCTaacttactgtactgtatgacatcactgactgactgactgattgactgactgacagactgactgttTCAGGTACCGGCTAAGCGGTCAAAGCATTCAGGGA
Protein-coding regions in this window:
- the casp7 gene encoding caspase-7; translated protein: MAGEPAERTDLGGDVEEGKLTGDETDAKPDRRGRFLLFGSKKNKDGQTREQDYSSESHYRIVSPTFQYKMSHQRVGKCIIINNKNFDEKTGMNVRNGTDRDAGELFKCFKSLGFDVFIYNDQTCEKMERLLREASEEDHSDSSCFACILLSHGEEGMIYGTDGAMPIKTMTSLFRGDMCKSLVGKPKLFFIQACRGSEFDDGIQTDSGPPNDTLETDANPRHKIPVEADFLFAYSTVPGYYSWRNPGRGSWFVQALCNVLNEFGKQLEIMQILTRVNYMVATSFESWSEDPRFSEKKQIPCVVSMLTKELYFN